The following proteins are co-located in the Pseudomonas fluorescens genome:
- the argE gene encoding acetylornithine deacetylase — translation MSNSRELLAHLVRFDTTSRESNLALIDFVRTYLQGHGVASELLFNEQKSKANLLATIGPAGLPGIVLSGHTDGVPVDGQHWTVAPFDLTEQDGKLYGRGTADMKGFIACVLAQVPALVQAPLRMPVHIALSYDEEVGCLGVRALIERFHAQPVKPLLCVIGEPTELKPVLGHKGKLALRCEVHGAACHSAYAPSGVNAIEYAAQLIGELVRLGETLKAPQHLDPRFDPPFSTVQTGLINGGKALNIVPQNCTFEFEVRALPAQDPWHVADALRGYAEHRVLPAMQAVSEQCAISFSELSSYPGLATSAESQAAAWVAEFCGSAAYGTVAFGTEGGLFDQAGIPTVVCGPGSMAQGHKPDEFISLEQLAACDRMLARVVAFVSR, via the coding sequence ATGAGCAACAGCCGTGAGCTGCTGGCGCACCTGGTGCGCTTTGATACCACCAGCCGTGAATCCAACCTGGCCTTGATCGACTTCGTGCGCACCTATTTGCAAGGCCACGGGGTGGCCTCTGAGCTGCTGTTCAATGAGCAAAAGAGCAAGGCCAACCTCCTGGCAACCATCGGCCCGGCCGGGCTGCCCGGCATTGTGTTGTCCGGCCACACGGATGGGGTGCCGGTGGATGGCCAGCATTGGACGGTCGCGCCGTTCGACCTCACGGAACAGGACGGCAAGTTGTATGGCCGTGGCACGGCCGATATGAAGGGCTTCATCGCGTGTGTACTGGCTCAGGTGCCGGCGCTGGTGCAGGCGCCGTTGCGGATGCCGGTGCATATCGCGCTGTCCTATGACGAAGAGGTTGGCTGCCTGGGCGTACGCGCGTTGATCGAGAGGTTCCACGCGCAGCCGGTCAAGCCGCTGCTGTGCGTGATCGGTGAGCCGACCGAACTCAAGCCGGTGCTGGGTCACAAGGGCAAGCTGGCGTTGCGCTGCGAAGTGCATGGTGCGGCATGCCATTCGGCCTACGCGCCGTCCGGGGTCAACGCCATCGAATACGCCGCGCAGTTGATCGGTGAACTGGTGCGCCTCGGTGAAACGCTCAAGGCGCCGCAGCACCTTGACCCGCGATTTGACCCGCCGTTTTCCACGGTTCAAACCGGCCTGATAAACGGCGGCAAAGCGCTGAATATCGTCCCGCAAAATTGCACGTTTGAGTTTGAAGTGCGCGCGCTGCCAGCCCAGGACCCCTGGCACGTGGCGGACGCGTTACGCGGCTACGCCGAACACCGCGTGTTGCCGGCGATGCAGGCAGTGAGCGAGCAGTGCGCGATCAGCTTCAGCGAACTGTCGAGTTACCCGGGCCTGGCCACCTCGGCCGAAAGCCAGGCGGCGGCCTGGGTTGCCGAGTTTTGTGGTTCGGCGGCGTATGGCACGGTGGCCTTCGGCACTGAAGGCGGGTTGTTTGATCAGGCCGGTATCCCGACCGTGGTGTGCGGGCCGGGCAGTATGGCGCAGGGGCATAAGCCGGATGAATTCATCAGCCTGGAACAGTTGGCGGCGTGTGATCGGATGCTCGCGCGGGTGGTGGCATTTGTCAGCCGCTGA
- a CDS encoding DUF1028 domain-containing protein has product MTFSVVARCAETGQLGIAISSSSIAVGARCPWLRPGVGAVASQNITLPSLGPQILDVLGQGVAPSEALAQVIAGQAHSQYRQVTVIDHHGRTAHFSGAHTLGLHAAQSGEQCVAAGNMLADAGVIDAMVRAFERAPGQLAERLLAALHAGQASGGEAGPVHSAALVVVDDLLWPIVNLRVDWADEDPIGALDQLWQAYRGQLQDYIDRAINPQHAPGYAVPGDDR; this is encoded by the coding sequence ATGACGTTTTCCGTTGTGGCTCGCTGCGCCGAGACCGGCCAGTTGGGCATTGCGATCAGCTCTTCAAGCATTGCCGTGGGCGCGCGTTGCCCGTGGCTGCGCCCCGGTGTGGGCGCGGTGGCGTCGCAGAACATCACCTTGCCGAGCCTGGGCCCGCAGATTCTCGACGTGCTCGGGCAGGGCGTGGCGCCGAGTGAGGCGCTGGCGCAGGTCATCGCCGGTCAGGCACATAGCCAATATCGCCAGGTCACGGTGATTGATCATCACGGCCGTACTGCGCATTTCAGCGGTGCACACACCCTCGGCCTTCATGCGGCGCAGAGCGGTGAGCAGTGCGTGGCGGCGGGCAATATGCTGGCTGATGCTGGCGTGATCGACGCCATGGTGCGTGCTTTCGAACGCGCCCCCGGGCAGCTTGCCGAACGCTTGCTGGCCGCACTGCACGCCGGGCAGGCCAGCGGCGGCGAGGCCGGCCCGGTGCATTCGGCCGCCCTGGTGGTGGTCGACGACCTGCTATGGCCGATCGTCAATTTGCGCGTGGACTGGGCCGATGAAGACCCGATCGGTGCCCTCGACCAACTCTGGCAGGCCTATCGCGGCCAACTGCAGGACTACATCGACCGCGCCATCAACCCGCAACACGCACCGGGCTATGCGGTGCCGGGAGATGACCGATGA
- a CDS encoding class II aldolase and adducin N-terminal domain-containing protein translates to MALSLEEQTRIDLAATFRIIAHVGMHEAVANHFSAAVSADGKQFLLNPKWKHFSRMRASDLLLLNADDPASAEHPNVDATAWSIHGQIHRLLPQTRAVLHLHPVYTTAVACLARPHVPPIDQNTARYFNRVAVDELYGGMADTEAEGARLAGLLDGKRRLLMGNHGVMVTAASIGEAFDDIWTLERACQILVTAWSTGQPLRVLSDEVAEKTARGWEGIADFSRQHFEEMKQLMIDADPSVLD, encoded by the coding sequence ATGGCGTTATCCCTTGAAGAACAGACGCGCATCGACCTGGCGGCGACCTTTCGCATCATTGCGCATGTGGGCATGCACGAAGCGGTGGCCAACCACTTCAGCGCCGCCGTGTCGGCCGATGGCAAACAGTTTTTGCTCAACCCGAAGTGGAAGCACTTTTCGCGTATGCGTGCCAGTGACCTGTTGCTGTTGAACGCCGACGATCCTGCCAGCGCCGAGCACCCGAATGTGGACGCCACCGCCTGGTCCATCCACGGGCAGATTCACCGCCTGCTGCCGCAAACCCGCGCGGTGTTGCACTTGCACCCGGTCTACACCACGGCAGTGGCGTGCCTGGCCAGGCCGCATGTGCCGCCGATTGACCAGAACACCGCGCGGTACTTCAACCGTGTGGCCGTGGACGAATTGTATGGCGGCATGGCGGACACCGAAGCCGAGGGCGCGCGCCTGGCCGGCTTGCTCGATGGCAAACGTCGTTTGTTGATGGGTAACCACGGTGTGATGGTGACGGCGGCGTCTATCGGTGAGGCCTTCGACGACATCTGGACCCTGGAGCGGGCCTGCCAGATTCTGGTGACGGCGTGGTCCACCGGCCAGCCGCTGCGGGTGCTGTCGGATGAAGTGGCGGAAAAAACCGCACGGGGCTGGGAAGGTATCGCGGATTTTTCCCGGCAGCACTTTGAAGAAATGAAGCAGTTGATGATCGACGCCGACCCTTCGGTGCTCGACTGA
- a CDS encoding ABC transporter substrate-binding protein, producing the protein MTASKQSVRPLAVCLLGAAVALTSLAASAFQQEGKLIAGSDVTFFPYEYMDNNKPAGFDIEFMDGLGKVMGRKVETLDTRFPNLITGLQAGRFDLTNSSMYITAERVKVIDMIPYLKSGESILTLKDSAFQPKTPEEFCGHKIGSMGATSWLAQMNKLSTDYCVAKGLKPIQISEYSTDPQTTQALLAHAVEAQITDAAVARGVVDKLGSRVVISSDTLIYPVLNGFGVKKGNDTVKKALLEGLEKYRATPEYAALLKKYNFEAPTDADIAALMPQ; encoded by the coding sequence ATGACAGCATCCAAACAAAGTGTTCGCCCTCTTGCCGTGTGCCTGCTGGGCGCTGCGGTTGCACTGACCTCCTTGGCGGCTTCGGCGTTCCAGCAGGAAGGCAAGCTTATCGCCGGTTCCGATGTGACGTTCTTTCCCTATGAGTACATGGACAACAACAAACCCGCCGGCTTTGATATCGAGTTTATGGACGGCCTGGGCAAGGTCATGGGCCGCAAGGTCGAGACCCTCGACACGCGTTTTCCCAACCTGATCACTGGCCTGCAGGCCGGGCGGTTCGACCTGACCAACTCGTCGATGTACATCACGGCAGAGCGGGTCAAAGTCATCGACATGATCCCGTACCTGAAAAGCGGCGAGTCGATCCTCACCCTCAAGGACAGCGCCTTCCAGCCCAAGACCCCGGAAGAGTTCTGCGGCCACAAGATCGGCTCCATGGGCGCCACGTCATGGCTGGCGCAGATGAACAAGTTGTCGACTGACTATTGCGTCGCCAAGGGGTTGAAGCCGATTCAGATCAGCGAATACAGCACCGACCCGCAAACCACTCAGGCGTTGCTGGCCCACGCGGTGGAAGCGCAGATCACCGACGCCGCCGTGGCCCGTGGTGTGGTCGACAAACTGGGCAGCCGCGTGGTGATTTCTTCCGACACCCTGATCTACCCGGTGCTGAACGGCTTTGGCGTGAAGAAGGGCAATGACACGGTGAAGAAAGCCCTGCTCGAGGGGCTGGAAAAATACCGCGCCACCCCGGAATACGCGGCCTTGCTCAAGAAGTACAACTTTGAGGCCCCAACCGACGCCGACATCGCGGCGCTGATGCCCCAGTAA
- a CDS encoding phytanoyl-CoA dioxygenase family protein, with product MIEQAQIEQFQRDGFLVVEGVLSLNDVAALQHDFDQWVEESRSHDQGWGATLDGRARFDLEGDHRPDHPSLRRVSSPTEISPVYERVALHSRMAAISAQLIGAGGARFHHSKINSKLPHTATQVKWHQDFLFTPHSNDDIVTALLMVSEVTPQNGPLNVIPGSHKGPLWSHWQNQRFTGSVEDAVVEEHCQQPVACYGPAGSVCFMHTRLLHASSPNETELPRTLFISVYAAEDALPFGENPLPSAHAGRLVAGEESGWVRATNNQMRLPQKPRGASFFVQQAGQDSATA from the coding sequence ATGATCGAGCAAGCTCAAATCGAACAGTTCCAGCGCGACGGATTCCTGGTGGTAGAAGGCGTGCTGTCGCTAAACGACGTGGCCGCGTTGCAACATGACTTTGACCAGTGGGTGGAAGAGAGCCGCAGCCACGACCAGGGGTGGGGCGCCACGCTGGACGGTCGCGCCCGCTTTGACCTGGAAGGCGACCACCGCCCGGATCACCCGTCATTGCGCCGGGTGAGTTCGCCCACCGAGATTTCCCCGGTGTATGAGCGCGTGGCGTTGCACTCGCGGATGGCCGCGATTTCTGCGCAGTTGATCGGCGCGGGCGGCGCGCGTTTTCATCACAGCAAAATCAATTCGAAACTGCCGCACACCGCGACCCAGGTGAAGTGGCACCAGGACTTTCTGTTCACGCCCCACAGCAACGACGACATTGTGACGGCCCTGCTGATGGTCAGTGAAGTGACCCCGCAAAACGGTCCGCTGAATGTGATCCCCGGCAGCCACAAAGGCCCGCTCTGGTCGCACTGGCAGAACCAACGGTTCACCGGTTCGGTGGAGGATGCGGTGGTCGAAGAACACTGCCAGCAACCGGTCGCCTGTTACGGCCCGGCCGGCTCGGTGTGCTTCATGCACACGCGCCTTTTACATGCATCAAGCCCTAACGAGACCGAACTGCCGCGCACCCTGTTTATCAGCGTATACGCCGCTGAAGACGCGCTGCCATTTGGCGAAAACCCGCTGCCCAGTGCACACGCCGGCCGGTTGGTGGCCGGTGAAGAAAGTGGTTGGGTGCGCGCCACCAACAACCAGATGCGCTTGCCGCAAAAACCCCGTGGCGCGTCCTTTTTTGTGCAACAGGCCGGCCAAGATTCCGCGACTGCCTAA
- a CDS encoding amino acid ABC transporter permease/ATP-binding protein, with the protein MTFDWNYLFGLLGDAEFWRATWTVIKLSTLTWLLSIALGFLLALAKQSKQPLLSLPARGYIWLFRSLPLLVLLIFIYNLPQALPGTSAVLADPFWSGLLALVICETAYVAEIHRGGLLSIPKGQGEAARALGLKFFGTQWRVVIPQALRVALPSLANEYISIVKLTSLVSVISLTEILMVGQRLYSQNFLVIETMAAVAFFYVLIVTVFDFLLKRLERFLDVNQRNVSRVPDAAVLALATQQGPALQRPASTGASALQATRLHKAYNDIEVLGSVNLQIQPGEVVSVIGPSGSGKTTLIRLLNGLEQLDNGEITINGQPFIHLNKVGAQKPEYVEHAEHRLNIGMVFQSFNLFPHLSVLDNLLMAPKYHRLGRTDALKQQAYALLHKVGMLDHAWKYPHQLSGGQQQRVAIARALMMRPQIMLFDEPTSALDPEKVNEVLQVIEALAGEGITMVIVTHEMNFAFKVSDRIVFMEKGRVVCDDTPQALRSGHNPRVEAFLKDVSLA; encoded by the coding sequence ATGACATTCGACTGGAACTACCTGTTTGGTTTGCTCGGCGACGCCGAGTTCTGGCGAGCCACATGGACGGTGATCAAGCTCAGCACCCTGACCTGGCTCTTAAGCATTGCCCTGGGCTTTCTGTTGGCGTTGGCCAAGCAATCCAAACAGCCGCTGCTCAGCCTGCCGGCCCGTGGCTATATCTGGTTGTTCCGCAGCTTGCCGTTGCTGGTGCTGCTGATCTTTATCTACAACTTGCCCCAGGCGCTGCCCGGCACGTCGGCGGTGCTCGCCGACCCGTTCTGGTCCGGCCTGTTGGCGCTGGTGATTTGCGAAACGGCGTATGTGGCCGAGATCCATCGCGGCGGTTTGCTGTCGATTCCCAAAGGGCAGGGCGAGGCGGCGCGGGCGCTCGGCTTGAAGTTCTTCGGCACCCAGTGGCGCGTGGTCATTCCCCAGGCCTTGCGGGTGGCGTTGCCGTCGCTGGCCAACGAATACATCTCGATCGTCAAGCTCACGTCGCTGGTGTCGGTGATCTCGCTGACCGAAATCCTGATGGTCGGCCAGCGCCTGTATTCGCAGAACTTCCTGGTGATCGAAACCATGGCGGCGGTGGCGTTCTTCTATGTGTTGATCGTCACTGTGTTCGATTTTTTGCTCAAGCGCCTGGAGCGCTTTCTCGACGTCAACCAACGCAACGTGTCCCGTGTGCCGGACGCGGCGGTGCTGGCCCTGGCCACGCAACAGGGCCCGGCGTTGCAGCGTCCGGCGAGCACCGGTGCATCGGCGTTGCAAGCCACGCGGTTGCACAAGGCTTACAACGATATTGAAGTGCTGGGCTCGGTCAATTTGCAGATTCAGCCGGGTGAAGTGGTGTCGGTGATCGGCCCGTCCGGCTCCGGCAAGACCACGTTGATCCGCCTGCTCAATGGCCTTGAACAGCTGGACAACGGCGAGATCACGATCAATGGCCAGCCGTTCATTCACCTCAACAAAGTCGGCGCGCAGAAACCCGAGTACGTCGAGCACGCCGAGCATCGCCTGAACATCGGCATGGTGTTCCAGAGCTTCAACCTGTTCCCGCATTTGAGTGTGCTCGACAACCTGCTGATGGCGCCCAAATACCATCGCCTGGGGCGTACCGACGCGCTCAAGCAACAGGCCTACGCGCTGTTGCACAAGGTGGGCATGCTCGACCACGCCTGGAAGTACCCGCACCAGTTGTCCGGCGGCCAGCAACAGCGTGTGGCCATCGCCCGCGCCTTGATGATGCGCCCGCAAATCATGCTGTTCGACGAGCCCACCTCGGCGCTCGACCCCGAAAAAGTCAACGAAGTGCTGCAGGTCATCGAAGCCCTGGCCGGGGAGGGCATCACCATGGTGATCGTCACCCACGAGATGAACTTCGCCTTCAAGGTCTCCGACCGCATCGTGTTCATGGAGAAAGGCCGTGTGGTGTGCGACGACACCCCGCAGGCGTTGCGCAGCGGCCACAACCCACGCGTGGAGGCGTTCCTCAAGGACGTCTCGCTGGCGTGA
- a CDS encoding LysR family transcriptional regulator, whose amino-acid sequence MLSRITQRQLEYFVASGEAGSISAAAERIHVSSPSISAAITHMEAELGIQLFIRHHAQGISLTAVGRQVMQEAKLILEQMTNLYTIASESLNTVRGPLRVGCLESLAPMITPELVFGFGRAFPGVRLTQAEGNHEELLEKLRSGELDIALTYDLVTSPDIDFQPLAHLPPYVMVGEYHPLANLPAVSMQDLEAYPVVLLDTPWSRDYFLSLFMQAGTTPNIIMRSTNLETVRAMVGNGIGYSFANARPKSNLSQDGKRVIRLRLAGAHRPMRLGYATASNTQLPRVVAAFAERCRLFVSDQYIPGMAPPSFFDPHAVRVLGGVS is encoded by the coding sequence ATGCTCAGTCGGATTACTCAGCGTCAACTGGAGTATTTTGTGGCGTCGGGAGAGGCCGGCAGCATCAGTGCTGCGGCTGAACGCATCCATGTGTCGTCGCCTTCCATCTCGGCGGCCATCACTCATATGGAAGCCGAGCTGGGCATTCAGCTGTTTATTCGGCACCACGCGCAGGGTATTTCCCTCACGGCGGTGGGGCGCCAGGTGATGCAGGAGGCCAAGCTGATTCTGGAGCAGATGACCAACCTCTACACCATCGCCTCGGAGTCGTTGAACACTGTGCGTGGGCCGTTGCGGGTGGGCTGCCTGGAGTCGCTGGCGCCGATGATCACGCCCGAGTTGGTGTTCGGGTTTGGCCGTGCGTTTCCTGGCGTGCGGCTGACCCAGGCCGAAGGCAACCATGAGGAACTGCTGGAAAAACTGCGCAGCGGCGAGCTGGACATCGCGCTGACCTACGACCTGGTGACCAGCCCGGACATCGACTTCCAACCCCTGGCGCACCTGCCGCCGTATGTGATGGTCGGCGAGTATCACCCGCTGGCGAACCTGCCGGCGGTGAGCATGCAGGACCTTGAGGCGTATCCGGTGGTGTTGCTCGACACGCCCTGGAGCCGCGACTATTTCCTCAGCCTGTTCATGCAGGCGGGCACCACGCCAAACATCATCATGCGCTCCACCAACCTCGAAACGGTGCGGGCGATGGTGGGCAATGGCATTGGTTATTCGTTTGCCAATGCACGGCCCAAATCGAACCTGTCCCAGGATGGCAAGCGCGTGATTCGCCTGCGCCTGGCCGGCGCCCATCGGCCGATGCGGCTGGGCTACGCCACGGCGAGCAACACGCAGCTGCCGCGCGTGGTGGCGGCGTTTGCCGAGCGCTGCCGGCTGTTTGTGTCCGACCAGTACATCCCCGGCATGGCCCCGCCGAGCTTTTTTGACCCGCATGCGGTGCGGGTGCTGGGTGGTGTGAGCTGA
- a CDS encoding RidA family protein: MPTHTRIRMFNTRQTYPNQALDNDLCQAVRAGNTVYVRGQIGTDFDGNLVGLGDPRAQAEQAMKNVKQLLEEAGSDLSHIVKTTTYLIDPRYREPVYQEVGKWLKGVFPISTGLVISGLGQPEWLMEIDVIAVVPDDWSV, encoded by the coding sequence ATGCCCACCCACACCCGCATCCGCATGTTCAACACCCGCCAGACCTACCCTAACCAGGCGCTGGACAACGACCTGTGCCAGGCCGTGCGCGCCGGCAATACCGTTTATGTGCGCGGCCAGATCGGCACCGATTTCGACGGCAACCTGGTCGGCCTCGGCGACCCACGCGCCCAGGCCGAACAGGCGATGAAAAACGTCAAGCAACTGCTTGAAGAGGCAGGCTCCGACCTGTCGCATATCGTCAAAACCACCACCTACCTGATCGACCCGCGTTACCGCGAGCCGGTGTATCAGGAAGTGGGTAAATGGCTCAAAGGCGTGTTCCCGATTTCCACCGGCCTGGTGATTTCCGGCCTGGGCCAGCCGGAATGGTTGATGGAAATCGATGTGATCGCCGTTGTGCCGGATGACTGGAGCGTATGA
- a CDS encoding type II 3-dehydroquinate dehydratase yields the protein MPHRVFFLNGPNANLYGLDKHGTYGSESFASIEARCQHHAAGLGLALDFRQSNHEGVLVDWIQEARLHADAIVINAAGLTYSSVPILDALLTFDGPIIEAHMSNIWQREHFRHHSYVSKAATGVIAGLGALGYELALTALAALLKP from the coding sequence ATGCCCCACCGCGTGTTTTTCCTCAATGGGCCGAACGCCAACCTCTACGGGCTGGACAAACACGGCACCTACGGCAGCGAGAGTTTCGCCAGCATCGAAGCGCGCTGCCAGCACCACGCCGCCGGGCTGGGCCTGGCCCTGGACTTTCGCCAAAGCAACCACGAAGGCGTGCTGGTGGACTGGATTCAAGAGGCCCGGCTGCACGCCGACGCCATCGTGATCAACGCCGCCGGGCTCACCTACAGCTCCGTGCCGATCCTCGACGCACTGCTGACGTTCGACGGCCCGATCATCGAAGCGCACATGAGCAACATCTGGCAGCGCGAGCACTTCAGGCATCACTCCTACGTGTCCAAGGCCGCCACCGGCGTGATCGCCGGGTTGGGGGCGTTGGGTTATGAACTGGCACTGACGGCGCTGGCCGCGTTGCTCAAACCGTAA
- a CDS encoding flavin-containing monooxygenase, whose product MSVETINTLVVGAGQAGVAMSEHLSLMGVPHIVLERHRIAERWRSERWDSLVANGPAWHDRFPGLTFEGISPEAFPPKERMADYFEAYVKKLQAPVRTGVEVQHVERHVGRPGFKVTTSAGVIEANNVVAATGPFQRPSMPAIVPATAPVHQLHSSAYKNPAQLPEGAVLVVGAGASGSQIAEELQKAGRTVYLSVGEHYRPPRAYRSRDYCWWLGALGLWDEVKIQPKKKHVAFAVSGYEGGKTVDFRRLAHQGINLVGVTRSWDGGVMTFAPGLADNVAEGDRAYFDVLRDADAYIEANGLAFPLEPQAWQLLPDPDCLVNPILSLDLAEAGVTSILWATGFTFDFSWLKVDAFDEKGEPFHKRGISAQSGIYFLGLPNLVNRASSFIYGVWHDAKYVADHIVLQNAYMSYNKP is encoded by the coding sequence ATGTCCGTCGAAACAATCAACACGCTGGTAGTCGGCGCAGGCCAGGCCGGCGTCGCCATGAGCGAACACCTGTCCCTGATGGGTGTGCCCCACATCGTGCTGGAACGCCACCGCATCGCCGAACGCTGGCGCTCGGAGCGTTGGGATTCGCTGGTCGCCAACGGCCCGGCCTGGCACGACCGCTTTCCGGGGCTGACATTCGAAGGCATCTCGCCCGAAGCCTTCCCGCCCAAAGAGCGCATGGCCGACTACTTCGAAGCCTATGTTAAAAAATTGCAGGCCCCCGTGCGCACCGGTGTGGAAGTCCAACACGTGGAACGCCACGTGGGCCGCCCCGGCTTCAAAGTCACCACCTCCGCAGGCGTGATCGAGGCCAATAATGTCGTGGCTGCCACCGGCCCGTTCCAGCGCCCGTCGATGCCGGCTATCGTTCCCGCCACGGCGCCGGTGCACCAACTGCACTCCTCGGCCTACAAGAATCCTGCTCAGCTGCCCGAAGGCGCAGTGCTGGTAGTGGGCGCCGGCGCCTCCGGCTCACAAATCGCCGAAGAACTGCAAAAGGCCGGCAGGACCGTGTACCTCTCCGTGGGCGAACACTACCGCCCGCCCCGCGCCTACCGCAGCCGCGACTACTGCTGGTGGCTTGGCGCCCTGGGCTTGTGGGACGAAGTCAAAATACAGCCGAAGAAAAAGCACGTGGCCTTTGCCGTCAGCGGCTACGAAGGCGGTAAGACCGTCGACTTCCGCCGCCTGGCGCACCAAGGCATCAACCTGGTCGGCGTGACGCGCAGCTGGGACGGCGGCGTGATGACCTTTGCACCGGGCCTGGCCGACAACGTGGCGGAAGGCGACCGCGCCTACTTTGATGTACTGCGCGACGCCGACGCCTACATCGAAGCCAACGGTCTGGCGTTCCCCCTCGAACCGCAAGCCTGGCAGCTGCTGCCCGACCCGGACTGCCTGGTTAACCCGATCCTGAGCCTGGACCTCGCCGAGGCCGGCGTGACCAGCATTCTCTGGGCCACCGGCTTCACGTTCGATTTCAGTTGGTTGAAGGTCGATGCGTTCGACGAAAAAGGCGAGCCGTTTCACAAGCGCGGGATCTCGGCACAAAGCGGGATTTATTTCCTCGGCCTGCCGAACCTGGTGAACCGCGCGTCGTCGTTTATCTATGGGGTTTGGCACGACGCGAAGTACGTGGCCGATCATATTGTTTTGCAGAATGCGTACATGTCCTACAACAAGCCCTGA
- a CDS encoding DUF6124 family protein: protein MFKVTPNPPNEPDLKLNQAAHRAIDHYLNPETAPPSSPPGLFSVAADASSETLITNSYETFSSVTALLLDLSEDLTGKQRDVALAIHQLSELGVLLMDRLMEREAAVAGG from the coding sequence ATGTTCAAAGTTACGCCCAACCCTCCGAACGAACCGGACCTGAAACTCAATCAGGCTGCGCATCGTGCGATTGATCACTACCTGAATCCAGAAACCGCCCCACCGTCATCACCACCGGGTTTGTTCAGCGTTGCCGCCGACGCCAGCAGCGAAACCCTGATCACCAACAGCTACGAAACCTTTTCCTCCGTCACCGCCTTGCTGCTCGACCTGTCAGAAGACCTGACCGGGAAACAGCGCGATGTGGCGCTGGCGATTCACCAGTTGAGTGAGTTGGGGGTGTTGTTGATGGATAGACTGATGGAGCGCGAGGCCGCTGTCGCTGGCGGCTAA
- a CDS encoding oxidoreductase: MSAEKTIFITGVSSGFGQALAKEALAQGHRVIGTVRSESSLAIFQALSPGRAHCVVLDVTDFNAIDAVVAAVEDQYGPVDVLVNNAGYGHEGIFEESSLAEMRRQFDVNVFGAVAMTKAFVPYFRQRRAGHILNITSMGGYITMPGIAYYCGSKFALEGISDTLSKELAPFNIFVTAVAPGSFRTDWAGRSMQRTPRSISDYDATFDPVRKAREEKSGHQLGDPQKAARAMLTIIASPNPPAHLLLGSDALALVRDKLHRTAESIEQWETLSCSTDG, translated from the coding sequence ATGAGTGCAGAAAAAACCATTTTTATCACCGGCGTGAGTAGCGGCTTCGGCCAGGCCCTGGCTAAGGAAGCTCTCGCCCAAGGCCATCGAGTGATCGGCACTGTCCGCAGCGAATCCTCTTTGGCAATCTTCCAGGCGCTCTCGCCTGGTCGGGCCCATTGTGTGGTGCTGGACGTTACCGACTTTAATGCCATTGACGCAGTGGTCGCCGCTGTTGAGGATCAGTATGGCCCTGTGGATGTGCTGGTTAACAACGCGGGGTATGGCCACGAGGGGATTTTCGAGGAGTCGTCGTTGGCGGAAATGCGCCGCCAGTTCGACGTCAATGTATTCGGCGCGGTGGCGATGACCAAGGCGTTCGTGCCGTATTTTCGCCAGCGGCGGGCGGGGCATATCCTGAATATCACGTCCATGGGCGGCTATATCACCATGCCGGGCATTGCTTATTACTGCGGCAGCAAATTTGCACTGGAGGGCATCTCTGACACGTTGAGCAAGGAGCTTGCACCCTTCAATATTTTTGTCACGGCTGTGGCGCCTGGGTCGTTCCGAACGGACTGGGCAGGTCGTTCGATGCAGCGTACGCCGCGCAGCATCAGTGACTACGATGCGACTTTCGACCCGGTACGAAAAGCCCGTGAGGAAAAAAGCGGCCATCAACTGGGCGATCCACAAAAAGCCGCACGCGCGATGCTGACGATTATCGCGAGCCCCAACCCACCGGCTCACCTACTGTTGGGCAGCGATGCTCTGGCTCTGGTGCGTGACAAGCTGCACCGGACGGCGGAGAGTATTGAGCAATGGGAGACGCTTAGCTGTTCTACGGACGGCTGA